A DNA window from Nerophis lumbriciformis linkage group LG33, RoL_Nlum_v2.1, whole genome shotgun sequence contains the following coding sequences:
- the LOC133575696 gene encoding uncharacterized protein isoform X1 → MRRNFVQQKRRRSDNINYWTLFSRNIKLCYTEQTSSSPPHIKEEEEDPHPYHIKEEEEEVWITQEEECLLGQEEADLSKFPLTVVSVKTEEHEDKPPESSQLHHNPNVPHIKEEEEDPQHPHIKDEEEDPQPPHIKEEEEEVWITQEGECLLGQEEDDVSNFPLTVVSVKTEEHEDKPPESSQLHHSPNVQRVSAGSHEEEWHTSVGQKELQAPSHIKEEQLHDEDEAQSLQLHHSQSEENRGAELVSQHITEADGEHCEDIKSEPDSIFAPLSDMDHMMSHSSDHSDHIQKPLESKNESKGDTRHHTNNKHFDCSQCGKSFRLKSNYTVHMRIHTGEKPFTCSVCKKSFFRKGDMTTHMKTHTGEKPFACSACAKRFNTKNDMTTHMRTHTGEKPFTCSVCKRCFSRKERMTTHMRTHTGEKPFACSACAKRFNTRKEIILHMTTHTSEKPFTCSFCKKSFSRKQSMTRHMRTHTGEKPFACSACAKRFNTKKEIILHMTTHTGEKPFTCPVCKNSFSRKQSMTRHMRTHIGEKPFACSACAKRFNTKNEMILHMRTHSGEKTFTCSVCKKSFSRKDNMTTHMSTHTGEKPFSCTVCDKTFRFKNQVSRHKCVTVMEAAGI, encoded by the exons atgaggaggaactttgtccaacaaaagaggagaaggagcgacaacatcaactactggacgctgttttcaagaaacatcaagttgtgttacacagaacag acgtccagcagcccccctcacattaaagaggaagaggaggatccacatccctaccacattaaagaggaagaggaggaagtgtggatcactcaggaggaagagtgtcttctagggcaggaggaggctgatctcagcaagtttccactgactgttgtctctgtgaagactgaagagcatgaagacaaaccacctgagtcctcacagcttcatcacaatccaa acgtccctcacattaaagaggaagaggaggatccacaacacccccacattaaagatgaagaagaggatccacagccgccccacattaaagaggaagaggaggaagtgtggatcactcaggagggagagtgtcttctggggcaggaggaggatgatgtcagcaactttccactgactgttgtctctgtgaagactgaagagcatgaagacaaaccacctgagtcctcacagcttcatcacagtccaa acgtccagcgggtgtcagcggggagtcatgaagaggagtggcacaccagtgtgggacagaaggagctacaggccccctcccacattaaagaggagcagcttcatgatgaagatgaagctcagtccttacagcttcatcacagtcaaagtgaggagaacagaggggcggagcttgtaagtcaacacatcacagaagctgatggagagcattgtgaagatatcaagtcagaaccagacagcatctttgctccactgtcagacatggaccacatgatgtcacactcttctgatcacagtgaccacatccaaaaacctttggagagtaaaaatgagtctaaaggtgatacgagacatcacactaacaacaaacactttgactgctctcaatgtgggaaatcatttagattgAAGAGCAATtatacagtacacatgagaatacatactggggagaaaccttttacttgctctgtttgtaagaagagtttcttcagaaagggtgacatgaccacacacatgaaaacacacactggagagaaaccttttgcttgctcagcttgtgctaaaagattcaacactaagaatgacatgaccacacacatgagaacacacacaggtgagaaaccttttacttgctctgtttgtaagaggtgtttctccagaaaggaacgcatgaccacacacatgagaacacacactggagagaaaccttttgcttgctcagcttgcgctaaaagattcaacactaggaaggaaattatattgcacatgacaacacacacaagtgagaaaccttttacttgctctttctgtaagaagagtttctccagaaagcaaagcatgaccagacacatgagaacacacactggagagaaaccttttgcttgctcagcttgtgctaaaagattcaacactaagaaggaaattatattgcacatgacaacacacacaggtgagaaaccttttacttgccctGTTTGTAAGaatagtttctccagaaagcaaagcatgaccagacacatgagaacacacattggagagaaaccttttgcttgctcagcttgtgctaaaagatttaaCACTAAGAATGAAAtgatattgcacatgagaacacactcgGGTGAGAaaacttttacttgctctgtttgtaagaagagtttctccagaaaagataacatgaccacacacatgagcacacacactggagagaaaccatttagttgcactgtgtgtgataaaacATTCAGGTTTAAGAATCAGGTcagtagacacaagtgtgtaacagtcatggaagctgcagggatttaa
- the LOC133575696 gene encoding uncharacterized protein isoform X2: MRRNFVQQKRRRSDNINYWTLFSRNIKLCYTEQTSSSPPHIKEEEEDPHPYHIKEEEEEVWITQEEECLLGQEEADLSKFPLTVVSVKTEEHEDKPPESSQLHHNPNVQRVSAGSHEEEWHTSVGQKELQAPSHIKEEQLHDEDEAQSLQLHHSQSEENRGAELVSQHITEADGEHCEDIKSEPDSIFAPLSDMDHMMSHSSDHSDHIQKPLESKNESKGDTRHHTNNKHFDCSQCGKSFRLKSNYTVHMRIHTGEKPFTCSVCKKSFFRKGDMTTHMKTHTGEKPFACSACAKRFNTKNDMTTHMRTHTGEKPFTCSVCKRCFSRKERMTTHMRTHTGEKPFACSACAKRFNTRKEIILHMTTHTSEKPFTCSFCKKSFSRKQSMTRHMRTHTGEKPFACSACAKRFNTKKEIILHMTTHTGEKPFTCPVCKNSFSRKQSMTRHMRTHIGEKPFACSACAKRFNTKNEMILHMRTHSGEKTFTCSVCKKSFSRKDNMTTHMSTHTGEKPFSCTVCDKTFRFKNQVSRHKCVTVMEAAGI, translated from the exons atgaggaggaactttgtccaacaaaagaggagaaggagcgacaacatcaactactggacgctgttttcaagaaacatcaagttgtgttacacagaacag acgtccagcagcccccctcacattaaagaggaagaggaggatccacatccctaccacattaaagaggaagaggaggaagtgtggatcactcaggaggaagagtgtcttctagggcaggaggaggctgatctcagcaagtttccactgactgttgtctctgtgaagactgaagagcatgaagacaaaccacctgagtcctcacagcttcatcacaatccaa acgtccagcgggtgtcagcggggagtcatgaagaggagtggcacaccagtgtgggacagaaggagctacaggccccctcccacattaaagaggagcagcttcatgatgaagatgaagctcagtccttacagcttcatcacagtcaaagtgaggagaacagaggggcggagcttgtaagtcaacacatcacagaagctgatggagagcattgtgaagatatcaagtcagaaccagacagcatctttgctccactgtcagacatggaccacatgatgtcacactcttctgatcacagtgaccacatccaaaaacctttggagagtaaaaatgagtctaaaggtgatacgagacatcacactaacaacaaacactttgactgctctcaatgtgggaaatcatttagattgAAGAGCAATtatacagtacacatgagaatacatactggggagaaaccttttacttgctctgtttgtaagaagagtttcttcagaaagggtgacatgaccacacacatgaaaacacacactggagagaaaccttttgcttgctcagcttgtgctaaaagattcaacactaagaatgacatgaccacacacatgagaacacacacaggtgagaaaccttttacttgctctgtttgtaagaggtgtttctccagaaaggaacgcatgaccacacacatgagaacacacactggagagaaaccttttgcttgctcagcttgcgctaaaagattcaacactaggaaggaaattatattgcacatgacaacacacacaagtgagaaaccttttacttgctctttctgtaagaagagtttctccagaaagcaaagcatgaccagacacatgagaacacacactggagagaaaccttttgcttgctcagcttgtgctaaaagattcaacactaagaaggaaattatattgcacatgacaacacacacaggtgagaaaccttttacttgccctGTTTGTAAGaatagtttctccagaaagcaaagcatgaccagacacatgagaacacacattggagagaaaccttttgcttgctcagcttgtgctaaaagatttaaCACTAAGAATGAAAtgatattgcacatgagaacacactcgGGTGAGAaaacttttacttgctctgtttgtaagaagagtttctccagaaaagataacatgaccacacacatgagcacacacactggagagaaaccatttagttgcactgtgtgtgataaaacATTCAGGTTTAAGAATCAGGTcagtagacacaagtgtgtaacagtcatggaagctgcagggatttaa